Proteins encoded within one genomic window of bacterium:
- a CDS encoding M28 family peptidase, producing the protein MGILLFVVMLAIPRYLVIDVKRIGTEYIEKQGAKVIQRIDSITYLVEGELEKMDYSPYEIVLYETVEKKVKTPYTSGMYYIPDLPEVSDYFNMINVDSIFATLNRLEAFKTRYAYTDSCRKAEEYLTEKIQNYSDLGYMWPFEHNRYWMHNVVGVRNGVVSDFILITSHLDSYSDDRWNNAPGADDNGSGTAAVVECARVLKDLPSPFLSFQFVPFSAEELGLIGSYRYAQYIADNNLPLRGVLNFDMVGFNPQDGYDFDVNLDTLSLFGQVVMHVIKNYVQGNNRYSYTPSYGSDHYPFAEMGYPWTFLIESNYHSNPNYHRTTDLVSTLDTLQMLNATKLAVATALYYALLPLPPESLSVVNFGDGDRVVLRWPRVSADGVNYTIYKGTSPSNFVFVTEVSDTFVILEGQQTGTTYYYYVRSKYGGREGFGTPIKELRVDYLPQAPVLTRLQPKRDGIGLFWKKNTEEDVAGYNIYRSAGENFVKINDSLIADTSYDDISANLPIWYSYYITAVDSLGNESDPSNVLSARPVTLSEGILVIDDFRDGSGSSPIAPNGEMQRSFIDSILGSVGVDTFEVMDVAQVSSVSLSDIGIYSLVWVMSDDATELLGNRYRDALIEYLSSGGKVLIEGYKNSQNLGIVGSYPQSVDSSNLFGLRLDSVKLNTFTDFQGAYNSIIGLELHPEPSKLLPSWNGRLQNVEAYISSSVEPLLYFDSYSDNPDFEGELCAFKMGDSLVYIGFPLYYIRAQDVTDLFAHLADIGFVNVRERLSVNKVSAYYSGGYLFLDRVFDGAYGCIYNISGQKVRGIRFEGSRFYVGTLRRGVYFYEIQKGKNVYKGKFIVLR; encoded by the coding sequence ATGGGAATTTTGCTTTTTGTTGTGATGCTCGCTATCCCAAGATATTTAGTAATTGATGTAAAGAGGATAGGTACTGAATACATAGAAAAGCAAGGTGCAAAGGTGATTCAAAGAATAGACAGTATTACCTATCTGGTGGAGGGTGAACTGGAGAAAATGGACTATTCCCCTTATGAGATTGTCCTTTACGAAACGGTTGAGAAAAAGGTAAAAACACCTTACACCAGCGGAATGTACTACATACCCGATTTGCCAGAAGTGTCTGATTATTTTAATATGATCAACGTAGATTCTATCTTTGCAACCTTGAATCGTCTTGAAGCCTTTAAAACGAGATACGCTTATACAGATTCTTGTAGGAAGGCAGAGGAATATTTGACCGAGAAGATACAAAATTACTCCGATCTCGGCTATATGTGGCCCTTTGAACACAATAGATACTGGATGCATAATGTTGTAGGTGTTAGAAATGGCGTAGTCAGTGACTTTATTTTAATAACTTCCCACCTTGATTCATACTCTGATGATCGTTGGAACAATGCACCGGGTGCGGATGATAACGGTTCAGGTACAGCAGCAGTTGTTGAGTGCGCAAGGGTTTTGAAAGACCTTCCTTCGCCTTTCTTGAGCTTCCAATTTGTTCCCTTTTCTGCCGAAGAGCTGGGGCTTATCGGAAGTTATCGTTATGCCCAATATATAGCGGACAATAATTTACCTCTGCGGGGTGTTTTAAATTTTGATATGGTGGGATTTAATCCTCAGGATGGATACGATTTTGACGTGAACCTTGATACCCTGAGTTTATTTGGGCAGGTGGTGATGCACGTAATTAAAAATTACGTCCAGGGGAACAATCGTTACAGTTATACCCCGTCTTATGGATCCGATCATTATCCATTTGCTGAAATGGGTTACCCCTGGACGTTCCTTATAGAATCAAACTATCATTCTAATCCCAATTACCACAGAACTACTGATTTGGTATCCACGCTGGACACTTTGCAAATGCTCAATGCCACGAAACTGGCTGTAGCGACCGCTCTTTACTATGCCCTCCTTCCTTTACCACCGGAGAGTTTGTCTGTTGTGAATTTCGGTGATGGGGATAGGGTTGTTCTCAGATGGCCTCGCGTCTCGGCAGATGGTGTGAATTATACCATATACAAGGGAACTTCTCCCTCAAATTTTGTCTTTGTAACCGAGGTTTCCGATACTTTTGTGATCCTTGAAGGGCAACAGACTGGAACTACCTATTACTATTATGTCAGGTCTAAGTATGGTGGAAGGGAAGGATTTGGAACACCCATAAAAGAACTTCGTGTTGATTACCTTCCACAAGCTCCTGTTCTGACCAGATTGCAGCCCAAGCGAGATGGAATCGGATTATTCTGGAAGAAAAACACGGAGGAAGACGTAGCTGGTTACAACATTTACAGAAGTGCGGGTGAAAATTTTGTAAAGATTAATGATTCGCTCATTGCCGACACTTCATACGATGATATTTCAGCCAATCTCCCAATCTGGTATAGTTACTATATTACTGCCGTTGATTCGCTCGGTAATGAGAGTGATCCCAGTAATGTCCTGTCAGCGCGTCCCGTTACCCTCAGCGAAGGGATTCTCGTGATCGATGATTTTCGTGATGGTAGCGGTAGTAGCCCGATAGCCCCTAATGGAGAAATGCAGAGGAGTTTCATAGATTCTATTTTAGGTAGTGTTGGAGTAGATACGTTTGAAGTTATGGACGTTGCACAGGTAAGTTCCGTCTCTCTCTCAGATATAGGTATCTATTCCTTGGTATGGGTTATGAGTGATGACGCAACCGAGTTGCTTGGGAATAGATACAGAGATGCTTTAATAGAGTATTTAAGTTCAGGTGGAAAGGTTTTGATTGAAGGGTATAAGAATTCTCAGAATCTTGGTATAGTAGGCAGTTATCCCCAGTCCGTTGATTCCTCAAATTTGTTTGGACTAAGATTGGACTCTGTAAAATTAAACACTTTCACGGATTTTCAGGGGGCATATAATAGTATCATAGGATTGGAATTGCATCCGGAACCTTCAAAGCTTTTACCGTCTTGGAATGGTAGATTGCAAAATGTAGAGGCATACATATCCAGTTCTGTGGAACCTTTGCTTTACTTTGATTCCTATAGTGATAATCCAGATTTCGAAGGGGAATTATGTGCCTTCAAGATGGGAGACAGTCTTGTATACATTGGCTTTCCACTTTATTACATAAGGGCTCAAGATGTGACAGACCTTTTTGCTCATCTTGCTGATATTGGATTTGTAAATGTGAGGGAAAGACTTTCAGTAAATAAAGTGAGTGCTTATTACTCCGGTGGTTATCTCTTTTTAGATAGGGTATTTGATGGCGCTTATGGTTGCATTTACAACATATCTGGGCAAAAAGTGAGAGGTATAAGATTTGAGGGCAGCAGGTTTTATGTGGGTACCCTTAGAAGGGGAGTGTATTTCTACGAAATTCAAAAAGGAAAAAACGTTTACAAAGGAAAGTTTATAGTTTTGAGGTAG
- a CDS encoding aminopeptidase, translating to MDSQYIRKMAKVLLDYSLSVKKDEILVISSTYLAEPLILELYKEALLKGAHPVIKVSLPDSAYYFYKYAQEHQLSFVLPWSKVEVETAHCFLNIMATQNTRALTNVDPEKMRIASLAGKELIEIFEERYKKGELRWSVTLYPTPAQAQDAQMSLQEFEDFVIKACHLDEEDPVEYWRGIDDRQKRIVKFLENKKEFRIIGEDTELVIRTDGRKWVNASGKENFPDGEVFTSPLENGVNGRIRFNLPQYYMGKEVEDVYLEFKDGLVIRANAEKGSDFLQKVLETDDGAKRLGEFAFGLNYGIKNITKNVLFDEKIGGTIHLAIGRAFAEAGGMNKSVVHWDMIYDLRKSGEVYADGELIYKNGEFVVEI from the coding sequence ATGGATAGCCAATATATAAGAAAGATGGCAAAGGTTCTTCTTGATTATTCTCTGAGTGTTAAAAAAGATGAAATCCTGGTTATAAGTTCAACTTATCTTGCTGAACCGCTTATTCTGGAACTATACAAAGAGGCACTTTTAAAAGGTGCGCATCCTGTAATTAAAGTGAGTTTACCCGATTCTGCATACTATTTTTATAAGTATGCTCAAGAACATCAGCTAAGCTTCGTGCTTCCCTGGTCTAAGGTGGAGGTTGAAACTGCACACTGTTTCTTGAATATTATGGCAACTCAAAACACTAGGGCTTTAACAAATGTGGACCCTGAAAAGATGCGGATTGCAAGCCTTGCGGGGAAGGAATTGATAGAAATCTTTGAAGAAAGGTATAAAAAGGGTGAACTTCGCTGGAGCGTTACCCTTTATCCTACCCCTGCACAGGCTCAGGATGCGCAAATGTCACTTCAGGAATTTGAGGATTTTGTTATAAAAGCATGTCATCTTGACGAAGAGGACCCAGTTGAATATTGGAGGGGCATTGATGATAGGCAGAAAAGAATTGTCAAGTTTCTCGAAAATAAGAAAGAATTTAGAATTATTGGTGAAGATACCGAACTTGTGATAAGAACAGATGGAAGGAAATGGGTGAATGCTTCGGGAAAGGAAAATTTTCCAGACGGAGAAGTCTTTACCTCACCCCTTGAAAATGGGGTGAATGGGAGAATTCGGTTTAACTTGCCGCAATATTACATGGGTAAAGAGGTAGAAGATGTTTACCTTGAGTTTAAGGATGGGCTTGTTATCAGGGCTAATGCCGAGAAAGGTTCCGATTTCTTGCAAAAGGTTCTGGAAACCGATGATGGCGCGAAGAGGCTTGGAGAGTTTGCCTTCGGTTTAAACTACGGTATAAAAAATATTACCAAGAATGTACTTTTTGATGAAAAGATTGGGGGTACCATTCATCTTGCCATTGGGAGAGCTTTTGCAGAGGCTGGAGGAATGAACAAGTCAGTAGTCCACTGGGATATGATTTACGACCTTCGAAAGAGTGGAGAAGTTTATGCGGATGGGGAATTAATTTATAAAAACGGCGAATTTGTGGTGGAAATATGA
- the surE gene encoding 5'/3'-nucleotidase SurE codes for MEKKLILLSNDDGYDSEGIRTLRKYMLELGKVVVFAPSSERSASSHSITLRREISVKEIEKDVFAVEGTPVDSVLIAIYGVLQRKPDLVVSGINLGQNLGEDVFYSGTVAAAREGAMYGVPAIAVSLYVEREDKIKYYETAAHFACRIAKFLLMRRLNGELLNVNVPNLPLEKIKGVKLTRLSTRMYKDPVIKLRDNTYIIGGEPLWHVSKGTDLEAVLEGYVSISPLLIDITDYEKLGILRKFEKEVGGGTSER; via the coding sequence ATGGAAAAAAAGTTAATATTGCTATCAAATGATGACGGTTACGACAGCGAGGGCATTAGGACACTCAGAAAATATATGCTTGAGTTAGGAAAGGTTGTTGTTTTTGCTCCTTCTTCGGAAAGGAGCGCATCCAGTCACTCCATTACTCTGAGACGGGAAATTTCAGTAAAGGAGATAGAGAAAGACGTTTTTGCTGTGGAAGGGACCCCTGTTGATTCAGTGCTTATAGCTATTTACGGAGTTTTGCAGAGAAAACCAGACCTCGTGGTGTCCGGTATAAATCTGGGGCAAAATCTTGGCGAAGATGTCTTTTACTCTGGAACTGTTGCAGCTGCACGAGAAGGTGCGATGTATGGGGTTCCTGCTATAGCGGTATCTCTTTATGTGGAGCGAGAGGATAAAATCAAGTACTATGAGACCGCGGCACATTTTGCCTGTAGGATTGCAAAATTTTTGCTTATGCGTAGGTTAAATGGCGAACTTCTGAATGTAAATGTTCCCAATTTGCCTTTGGAAAAGATAAAAGGTGTTAAGCTCACAAGGCTTTCCACAAGGATGTACAAAGATCCGGTGATAAAATTAAGGGACAATACCTATATTATCGGTGGAGAGCCCCTTTGGCACGTCTCAAAGGGGACGGATTTGGAGGCAGTGTTAGAGGGGTATGTTTCCATTTCCCCTCTCTTGATTGATATTACGGATTATGAAAAACTCGGAATACTACGAAAATTTGAGAAAGAAGTTGGTGGAGGAACATCTGAAAGGTAG
- a CDS encoding glycosyltransferase family 2 protein: MLSFLIVIPVYNEESVLGDLIKVLKDLGLLKFTLFVNDGSTDKTEEIFESEGVKYISLERNMGKGFAQRVGFNEALKREVDAIITMDGDLQHPPYLVFEFLRKLEEGYDIVIGTRWRELSKMPKDRYLSNRLTTLAISILCRRRVEDSQSGYRAYRKEVIKDLKFSSNKFEAESELLIKGLLSGKKVGYVNIPANYHEKLRSKINRFVDTLRFLKMYFGLVWKKS; encoded by the coding sequence ATGCTTAGTTTCCTCATAGTAATTCCCGTATACAATGAAGAAAGTGTACTTGGTGATTTGATAAAAGTTTTGAAAGACTTAGGACTTCTTAAATTTACCCTTTTTGTGAACGATGGTTCAACGGATAAAACTGAGGAAATATTTGAATCCGAAGGTGTTAAGTACATAAGCCTTGAAAGGAATATGGGAAAAGGGTTTGCTCAAAGGGTTGGATTCAACGAGGCTTTAAAAAGAGAAGTTGATGCGATAATTACAATGGATGGAGATCTCCAGCATCCCCCTTATTTGGTTTTTGAGTTTTTAAGGAAATTAGAAGAAGGTTACGATATAGTTATTGGAACAAGGTGGAGAGAACTTAGTAAAATGCCAAAAGATCGCTATCTTTCCAATAGACTCACGACCTTAGCCATCTCAATTTTATGTCGGAGAAGGGTGGAGGACTCGCAAAGCGGTTATAGGGCTTACAGAAAAGAGGTTATTAAAGATTTGAAATTTAGCTCTAATAAATTTGAAGCAGAGTCGGAACTTTTAATTAAGGGCCTTTTAAGTGGCAAAAAGGTTGGCTATGTTAATATTCCCGCGAACTACCATGAGAAGCTCAGGAGTAAAATCAATAGGTTTGTTGACACTTTAAGGTTTTTAAAAATGTATTTTGGACTGGTATGGAAAAAAAGTTAA
- a CDS encoding protein-L-isoaspartate(D-aspartate) O-methyltransferase: MKNSEYYENLRKKLVEEHLKGRDIWHPDVLNAFLKVPRHLFVPESLVREAYEDYPLPIGFGQTISQPYMIAYMVQALKPSKDLKVLEIGTGSGYTTAILSELFKEVYTVEIVPELSERAQKILKDLGYDNIYFKIGDGSEGWEEKAPFDRIIVTAAAPDVPEPLKGQLAEGGILVIPISRGFSDVLYRFIKKNDKLEGEELTYCSFVPLKGKYGFKNGKF; the protein is encoded by the coding sequence ATGAAAAACTCGGAATACTACGAAAATTTGAGAAAGAAGTTGGTGGAGGAACATCTGAAAGGTAGGGATATTTGGCATCCAGATGTCCTCAATGCCTTTCTTAAGGTTCCGCGACATCTTTTTGTACCTGAAAGCCTGGTGAGGGAGGCCTATGAGGATTATCCTTTGCCGATAGGTTTTGGGCAGACCATTTCCCAGCCATATATGATTGCTTATATGGTCCAGGCATTGAAACCCTCTAAGGATTTGAAGGTTTTAGAAATAGGAACCGGTTCTGGATATACTACCGCAATTTTATCAGAGCTTTTTAAGGAAGTTTATACCGTGGAAATCGTCCCCGAACTTTCAGAAAGAGCTCAGAAAATTCTTAAGGATCTGGGCTACGACAATATCTATTTTAAAATTGGCGATGGTTCAGAGGGTTGGGAAGAAAAGGCCCCTTTTGATCGAATTATAGTAACTGCTGCCGCCCCTGATGTACCGGAGCCTTTGAAAGGGCAACTTGCTGAAGGTGGCATTTTAGTAATTCCTATAAGCAGAGGTTTTTCAGACGTTCTTTATAGATTTATCAAGAAAAATGATAAGTTAGAAGGAGAAGAACTTACCTATTGCAGTTTTGTACCCCTGAAGGGGAAATACGGCTTTAAGAATGGCAAGTTTTGA
- a CDS encoding HAD family hydrolase, whose protein sequence is MKKVLIFDFGGTIVTDESDDILHMRFYNDFINRFKIPAQPEEMFQFLKAEIKEVLKTGHEKWENLSLAYTKAVEKFLKSKNIEVTPDHLKTFRELYLKYHEEFTEPFPDAVETLFKLKSLGFRLAIISNIDNEIIEPVLKKLGIYDIFEVIVTSEELGFGKPNIKIFEETLKRLGISPKDAIFIGDSYANDVEGAKKAGMDAVHFGVDCKSWKELLDELLNRGLKNGRNN, encoded by the coding sequence ATGAAAAAGGTTCTGATCTTTGATTTCGGTGGAACTATAGTGACCGATGAATCCGATGATATTCTACATATGCGCTTCTATAACGACTTCATAAATAGGTTTAAAATACCGGCACAACCTGAAGAGATGTTTCAGTTTTTAAAAGCAGAAATAAAGGAAGTTCTCAAAACTGGCCATGAAAAGTGGGAAAATCTATCTCTCGCATATACAAAGGCTGTAGAAAAATTTCTTAAATCTAAAAACATTGAAGTGACTCCCGACCATCTTAAAACTTTTAGAGAACTCTACCTTAAATACCACGAGGAATTTACAGAACCATTCCCTGATGCGGTAGAAACCCTTTTCAAATTGAAATCCCTTGGCTTCCGATTGGCAATAATTTCCAACATTGATAATGAAATCATTGAACCTGTTCTAAAAAAACTTGGCATCTATGACATTTTTGAAGTAATAGTAACATCAGAAGAGCTTGGTTTCGGAAAGCCTAATATCAAAATTTTCGAAGAAACGCTGAAAAGACTCGGAATAAGTCCCAAAGATGCCATATTTATTGGTGATTCGTATGCCAACGATGTAGAGGGAGCTAAAAAGGCCGGTATGGATGCAGTTCATTTTGGAGTTGATTGCAAAAGCTGGAAAGAACTACTTGATGAACTTTTAAATAGGGGGCTAAAAAATGGGCGTAATAATTAG
- the fbp gene encoding fructose-1,6-bisphosphate aldolase/phosphatase has product MRITISVIKADIGGYVGHTSVHPRIMEVAEDHLQKAKEQGTLIDYFVTRVGDDLQLIMTHKKGANCGEIHKLAWDTFVEATEIAKSLKQYGAGQDLLSDAFSGNIKGLGPGLAEMEFEERPSEPIIVFMADKTSPGAWNIPLFKIFADPFNTPGLVIDPKLHNGFVFEVLDVYEHKKILMSSPEELYDLLILIGAAEHYIIKAVYRKEDNEIAAVSSTQRLSMMAGRYVGKDDPVMIVRAQSGFPAVGEILEPFAFPHLVAGWMRGSHYGPLMPVALHQANPSRFDGPPRVCALGFQLAEGKLIGPRDLFDDPAFDEARATANKIANYLRSHGPFEPHRLGLKEMEYTTLPDVLKKVKDRFIDLE; this is encoded by the coding sequence ATGAGAATCACCATATCGGTAATTAAAGCCGATATAGGAGGATATGTTGGCCACACATCTGTTCATCCAAGAATAATGGAGGTAGCAGAAGATCATTTGCAAAAGGCAAAGGAACAGGGGACATTGATTGATTACTTCGTTACGAGAGTCGGAGACGACCTTCAGCTTATAATGACACATAAAAAGGGAGCCAACTGTGGTGAAATCCACAAGCTGGCATGGGACACCTTTGTAGAAGCTACAGAAATAGCAAAATCCCTGAAACAATACGGGGCTGGTCAGGACCTTTTAAGCGATGCTTTCAGTGGAAACATTAAGGGACTTGGGCCGGGACTTGCTGAAATGGAGTTCGAAGAAAGACCGAGCGAACCCATAATTGTTTTTATGGCAGATAAAACTTCACCCGGTGCATGGAATATCCCACTCTTTAAAATTTTTGCAGATCCTTTCAATACGCCTGGCTTAGTTATTGACCCAAAACTTCACAATGGGTTTGTTTTCGAAGTCCTTGACGTTTACGAGCACAAAAAAATTTTAATGAGTTCGCCAGAAGAACTTTATGACCTACTAATCCTCATCGGTGCCGCAGAGCACTATATAATAAAAGCTGTTTACAGAAAAGAAGATAATGAAATTGCAGCAGTTTCTTCCACCCAAAGGCTTTCAATGATGGCGGGAAGATATGTTGGAAAAGATGATCCTGTTATGATAGTGAGAGCTCAAAGCGGTTTCCCCGCCGTTGGCGAAATTCTTGAACCCTTTGCCTTTCCTCACCTTGTCGCAGGATGGATGAGGGGGTCTCATTATGGTCCCCTGATGCCCGTAGCTTTGCACCAGGCAAATCCTTCTCGCTTTGATGGTCCACCAAGAGTCTGCGCCCTTGGCTTCCAATTAGCTGAAGGGAAACTCATTGGTCCCAGGGATTTGTTTGACGATCCGGCCTTTGATGAAGCAAGGGCAACTGCCAACAAAATCGCAAATTATCTAAGAAGCCATGGCCCCTTTGAACCTCACAGACTCGGCCTTAAAGAGATGGAATACACCACACTTCCTGATGTACTTAAAAAAGTAAAGGACAGATTCATCGACCTTGAGTAA
- the buk gene encoding butyrate kinase, which produces MGVKIFVINPGGGSTKVALFEDEKPLKYREIRHPVEELKKFPDTISQREFRYQETLRFLEEEGISLKEIDAIASRGGPFKSLESGVYYVDETVVEDVLNGRVQADHPSNLGVLIAYELSKISGCPAFFVDPVSVDEFDDVARLSGLKELPRKSLFHALNTKYVSRKLAEEIGKSYESLNLIVAHLGTGISISATRKGKVIDVNNANDGGPFSPQRTGTLPTTGLIELCYSGKYDRKEMLNKAVRFGGLIDYLGTDNLEEVILRIEQGDQYADLVYRAMVYQIAKEIGSMACALKGEVDYIILTGGMSKSLKLQKDLSEYISWIAPVKVYPGENEMEALAYGVMKVLKGEITPKKY; this is translated from the coding sequence ATGGGAGTGAAAATTTTTGTAATTAATCCTGGCGGTGGTTCAACAAAGGTGGCCCTTTTTGAAGATGAAAAGCCTTTGAAGTACAGAGAAATTAGGCATCCTGTTGAAGAACTGAAGAAGTTCCCAGATACAATTTCTCAGAGAGAGTTCAGATACCAGGAGACATTGAGATTCCTTGAGGAAGAGGGTATATCTTTAAAGGAAATTGATGCCATTGCTTCAAGAGGTGGTCCTTTTAAAAGCCTGGAATCCGGAGTTTACTATGTGGATGAAACGGTGGTTGAGGATGTTTTAAATGGAAGGGTTCAGGCAGATCATCCTTCCAATCTTGGAGTGCTGATTGCCTATGAACTTTCAAAAATTTCTGGTTGTCCTGCATTTTTTGTGGACCCTGTTTCCGTTGACGAGTTTGATGATGTGGCAAGACTTTCCGGCCTTAAAGAACTGCCACGTAAGAGTTTATTTCATGCCTTAAATACCAAATACGTCTCCCGGAAACTTGCAGAAGAGATTGGAAAGTCATACGAATCACTGAATTTAATCGTTGCCCATCTTGGGACCGGAATATCAATTTCTGCAACAAGAAAAGGCAAGGTGATAGACGTTAATAATGCGAACGATGGCGGTCCTTTCAGTCCCCAGAGAACGGGCACTTTGCCTACTACCGGGCTTATAGAACTTTGTTATTCAGGCAAATATGACAGAAAGGAGATGTTAAATAAGGCAGTTCGCTTCGGGGGACTTATTGATTATTTAGGAACGGACAACCTCGAAGAGGTGATTTTACGCATAGAGCAAGGTGACCAGTATGCAGATCTTGTCTATCGTGCGATGGTTTATCAAATTGCGAAGGAGATAGGTTCAATGGCGTGCGCATTAAAGGGTGAAGTGGATTATATAATTTTGACCGGCGGTATGTCCAAGTCCTTAAAGTTGCAGAAAGACTTATCAGAGTATATTTCTTGGATCGCTCCGGTAAAAGTGTATCCAGGAGAAAATGAAATGGAGGCACTGGCATACGGTGTTATGAAGGTCCTCAAGGGTGAGATAACACCCAAAAAATATTAA
- a CDS encoding diacylglycerol kinase family lipid kinase, translating to MERAVIIVNPESRNSRKFKERRSQILEKLSQKYDVYIWETVKAGDGIRLAERAIEFGASLIVSAGGDGTLNEVVNACASKDVKVGILPLGITNVFALSQKIPRNVEKAAEVILNGKVKEVDLGKIVGGRYFHMMLGAGIDGFTIKEMPHEFKKALGAPAHVVIALVKYPDYLPVPIYVEIDGQDFGIGYQVVLANIPNYGGRMKMAPDARPDDGLLDVVIFREAGFINDISHWLGFLLGIHHKMGSIDIHRGRNVRLSGKSVYYHIDSEFGGQLPIEVTCVPKALKIIVP from the coding sequence ATGGAAAGGGCGGTTATTATAGTTAATCCAGAATCTCGGAATTCAAGAAAGTTTAAAGAAAGGCGTAGCCAAATACTGGAAAAACTGTCACAAAAGTATGATGTTTACATATGGGAAACGGTAAAGGCTGGTGATGGAATTCGTCTTGCTGAGAGGGCTATAGAATTTGGTGCATCCTTGATTGTCAGCGCTGGTGGTGATGGGACACTGAACGAAGTGGTAAATGCTTGCGCGAGTAAAGACGTGAAAGTTGGCATATTACCATTGGGGATCACGAATGTATTTGCTTTGTCACAAAAGATTCCAAGAAATGTTGAAAAAGCTGCAGAAGTTATTTTGAATGGTAAGGTTAAAGAGGTGGATCTGGGAAAGATTGTGGGGGGAAGGTATTTTCACATGATGTTGGGCGCCGGAATCGATGGATTTACAATTAAAGAGATGCCCCACGAATTTAAAAAAGCCCTGGGTGCTCCAGCTCATGTCGTGATTGCCCTTGTAAAATATCCTGATTACTTGCCAGTTCCTATTTACGTGGAAATAGATGGGCAGGATTTTGGAATTGGCTATCAGGTTGTTCTGGCTAATATTCCCAATTATGGGGGGAGGATGAAAATGGCCCCTGATGCCCGTCCTGACGACGGCCTTCTGGATGTCGTGATTTTTAGAGAGGCGGGGTTTATAAACGATATAAGCCACTGGCTTGGATTTCTCCTTGGCATTCACCATAAGATGGGTAGTATAGATATCCATCGCGGACGCAACGTGAGACTATCAGGAAAGAGTGTTTATTATCATATAGACTCTGAGTTTGGAGGCCAGCTCCCGATTGAAGTCACCTGTGTACCTAAGGCATTAAAGATAATAGTGCCTTAA
- a CDS encoding N-acetyltransferase: protein MGVIIREIDPDDKKALKQFVTLEWEIYKGDPNWVPPLIDEDIKRLSPKLNPLFKHQEAKYFMAFKDGKPVGRIDAHFDWKYNEIHDENAGFFGFFECINDKDVAHKLFDSAVEWLKSKGVDTIYGPMNFNTNDDECGLLIDGFDSPPVVGMTYNPSYYIELIESYGFQKAKDLLAYIITIDDDFINFVGRLESRLKPLSEKAQEYGFAIRNVNLKKLEEEVRIIFDIYNDAWEQNWGSLAFEEEIKHLANSLKQIVIPELAKIVEYNGVPAAFGLIIPDVNQVLKELNGRLFPFGFIKFLTGLKKIDGLRLLALGIKKGYRRKGADSLLYYHLMKDALAMKRFKYCEVSWLLEDNYLIIRATEFMKGRHYKTYRVYRKFI from the coding sequence ATGGGCGTAATAATTAGAGAAATAGATCCAGATGACAAAAAAGCACTGAAACAATTTGTAACGCTGGAATGGGAAATATATAAAGGTGACCCAAACTGGGTCCCTCCTCTTATTGATGAAGACATCAAAAGGCTGAGCCCAAAACTGAACCCTCTCTTCAAACACCAGGAAGCAAAGTATTTCATGGCCTTCAAAGATGGGAAACCTGTTGGACGAATTGATGCTCACTTTGACTGGAAATATAATGAAATTCACGATGAAAACGCAGGATTCTTCGGATTCTTTGAGTGTATTAATGATAAAGATGTGGCACACAAACTCTTCGATTCAGCAGTGGAATGGCTCAAATCAAAGGGAGTTGATACCATTTATGGTCCCATGAACTTTAACACCAACGACGATGAATGCGGCCTTTTAATTGACGGTTTTGATAGTCCACCAGTAGTTGGAATGACATATAACCCTTCATACTACATTGAACTTATTGAAAGCTATGGATTTCAGAAAGCCAAAGACCTCTTAGCTTACATTATAACCATAGATGATGATTTTATAAATTTCGTTGGAAGACTTGAATCAAGGCTTAAACCCCTTTCGGAAAAGGCACAAGAATATGGGTTTGCTATAAGAAACGTCAATCTTAAAAAACTGGAAGAAGAGGTAAGAATTATCTTTGACATATATAATGATGCCTGGGAACAAAACTGGGGCTCTTTAGCCTTTGAAGAAGAAATAAAACATCTGGCAAACAGCCTTAAGCAAATAGTAATCCCAGAACTTGCAAAAATAGTTGAGTATAACGGCGTTCCGGCAGCCTTTGGTTTAATAATCCCAGACGTAAATCAGGTTTTAAAAGAGCTCAATGGAAGACTCTTCCCCTTTGGATTCATTAAATTCCTTACGGGATTAAAGAAAATCGATGGTTTAAGATTGCTCGCCCTCGGCATAAAAAAAGGATATAGAAGAAAAGGAGCAGACTCCCTTCTTTACTATCATCTCATGAAAGATGCCCTTGCAATGAAAAGGTTTAAGTATTGCGAGGTTTCGTGGCTACTGGAAGATAACTATCTTATAATACGGGCAACGGAGTTCATGAAGGGCAGGCATTACAAAACCTATAGAGTTTATAGAAAATTTATCTAA